In a genomic window of Drosophila takahashii strain IR98-3 E-12201 chromosome 3L, DtakHiC1v2, whole genome shotgun sequence:
- the Sec3 gene encoding exocyst complex component 1 has protein sequence MLSIGAMANIKHTLQKELFQAAGERLLSVVTVVKKKDKKPCYLCVVTTAPPVPVVTLCLVKQSEQRESEYKRKRSWQLDEIKWVEGRNEQLETHEFDLQLEKLYKWYALNPLERQNFLAVLNRQIQKSVRGQRAEFRNVPAAWLAEKSPEKVVLGRVTQKTQHTDDEEDEEEEAQEFTALTDKEANELGKLFSECDFAIKDAEQFIEQLSRELHDLDGANMQSVLASEQKVLKMMEHIDNAISEADKFENRLDSYEDILGHVKETMEKIGGKNAMIEIANNNNIKLMKELNKVISQLDLPHSQQQALDEPDLKTASGRKAAIAAAQCLQQAMNSDIDPALLRLEAVQDQRKRFEKWKQKFSATVSRFMNNLFIHLGNEIGDMPVTSTELTLPNHSNVHRELTPYTELMHWTKAMDRKTYDGLMRVYTASLSKIYDRDVRNFFNLAKIQVAEKLRNSREDLDMSTSSRKSAVSTIPYGTLGINRDQWGPGVESADRIRFDALLEKVLAELEPIALQEQLFCINFFQMDVISPTTKNTQTTLEMEKAVDMSQSVIAGAISPSAEGVPQKRIDRQINEDVRKLMMGLFGCLEPELVSFIQSFERVDSFYSLYVFVRLTQHVMSAQDTHSFLSMTFASALVQVKRSFDRFMHNQLQSIKEAKLHKRSKAILPYVENFENFAQTAEGIFRKSDRRTDMEKWYLQLVNAIFEGIHLHSQEHPKTPVQVVRMENYHHMYALLAQLKVPGLDALKKEAKKCYNDALKAYVTQYFGRPLEKLNQFFEGVQLKVAQGVKETEISYQMAFSKQELRKVIAQYPAREVKKGLENLYKKVEKHLSEEENLLQVVWHAMQEEFIAQYNYLEERIQKCYAGAMINLEFNIQDILAFFSDIARSH, from the exons ATGCTGTCCATCGGCGCCATGGCCAACATCAAGCACACGCTGCAGAAGGAGCTCTTCCAGGCCGCCGGCGAGCGCCTCCTTTCCGTGGTGACGGTGGTCAAGAAAAAGGACAAGAAGCCCTGCTACCTCTGCGTGGTCACGACGGCGCCGCCGGTGCCCGTGGTCACTCTGTGCCTCGTCAAGCAGTCGGAGCAGCGCGAGAGCGAGTACAAGCGCAAGCGGAGCTGGCAGCTGGACGAGATCAAGTGGGTGGAGGGGCGGAACGAGCAGTTGGAGACGCACGAGTTCGATCTGCAGTTGGAGAAGCTCTACAAGTGGTACGCCCTCAATCCGCTGGAGCGGCAGAACTTCCTGGCCGTGCTCAATCGGCAGATCCAGAAGAGTGTGCGTGGCCAGAGGGCGGAATTCCGGAACGTTCCGGCCGCCTGGTTGGCGGAGAAGTCCCCGGAAAAGGTGGTTCTAGGTCGAGTGACCCAGAAGACGCAGCAcaccgacgacgaggaggacgaggaggaggaggcccaGGAGTTTACCGCGCTGACGGACAAGGAGGCCAACGAGCTGGGCAAACTCTTCTCCGAATGCGACTTTGCCATCAAGGATGCCGAGCAGTTCATCGAGCAGTTGTCCCGGGAGCTGCACGATCTGGATGGC GCCAATATGCAAAGTGTTCTGGCCTCGGAGCAGAAGGTGCTGAAAATGATGGAGCACATCGACAACGCCATTTCCGAGGCGGACAAGTTCGAGAACCGGCTGGACAGCTACGAGGATATCCTGGGGCACGTTAAGGAGACCATGGAGAAGATCGGCGGCAAGAACGCCATGATCGAGATagccaacaacaataatatcaAGCTGATGAAGGAGCTCAACAAAGTTATA AGCCAACTGGACTTGCCGCACAGCCAGCAGCAGGCTCTGGATGAACCCGATCTGAAGACCGCCAGTGGACGCAAAGCGGCCATTGCTGCTGCCCAGTGCCTGCAGCAGGCCATGAACAGCGACATAGATCCCGCCCTGCTTCGCTTGGAGGCCGTCCAGGATCAGCGCAAGCGCTTTGAAAAGTGGAAACAAAAGTTCTCCGCCACAGTCAGTCGGTTCATGAACAACCTGTTCATCCATTTGGGCAACGAAATTGGAGATATGCCGGTCACTAGCACCGAACTCACGCTGCCCAATCATTCCAACGTCCATCGCGAACTGACGCCCTACACAGAGCTGATGCACTGGACAAAGGCCATGGACCGGAAGACGTACGATGGCCTGATGCGTGTCTACACGGCTTCGCTGAGCAAAATCTATGACAGGGATGTGAGGAACTTCTTTAATTTG GCTAAAATTCAGGTGGCCGAGAAGCTGCGAAATTCTCGCGAGGATCTGGACATGTCCACGTCCTCCAGGAAGTCGGCTGTGTCCACCATACCTTATGGCACTTTGGGTATCAACAGGGATCAGTGGGGACCAGGAGTGGAGAGTGCCGATCGAATTCGTTTCGATGCCCTGCTGGAAAAGGTTCTAGCTGAGCTGGAACCCATTGCCCTGCAGGAGCAGTTGTTCTGCATCAACTTCTTCCAAATGGACGTTATCAGTCCAACGACGAAGAACACGCAGACCACATTGGAAATGGAGAAGGCGGTGGACATGTCGCAGTCGGTGATAGCGGGAGCAATATCGCCGTCTGCAGAGGGAGTGCCGCAAAAGCGGATTGATCGTCAGATTAACGAGGATGTGCGGAAGCTGATGATGGGTCTTTTCGGTTGCCTAGAACCAGAGTTGGTCAGCTTTATCCAGAGCTTTGAGCGGGTAGACAGTTT CTACTCTCTGTACGTCTTCGTGCGACTCACTCAGCACGTCATGTCCGCCCAGGACACACATTCCTTTCTCAGCATGACCTTCGCCTCCGCCTTGGTGCAGGTGAAGCGCAGCTTTGACCGTTTCATGCACAACCAACTGCAGTCCATCAAGGAGGCCAAGCTGCATAAGCGCTCAAAGGCCATTCTGCCGTATGTGGAGAACTTCGAGAACTTTGCCCAAACGGCGGAGGGCATCTTTCGCAAGTCGGACCGCCGCACGGATATGGAGAAGTGGTACTTGCAGCTGGTCAATGCCATCTTTGAGGGCATCCATCTGCATTCGCAGGAGCATCCTAAGACACCTGTGCAGGTGGTGCGCATGGAGAACTACCACCATATGTACGCTCTGCTAGCTCAGCTTAAGGTTCCTGGTCTGGATGCGCTGAAAAAGGAGGCCAAGAAGTGCTACAACGATGCGCTTAAAGCGTATGTGACTCAGTACTTCGGCCGGCCGCTGGAGAAACTGAAT CAATTCTTTGAGGGCGTGCAACTGAAGGTGGCTCAGGGAGTCAAGGAAACGGAGATTAGCTACCAAATGGCCTTCTCCAAGCAGGAGCTGCGCAAGGTAATTGCCCAGTATCCGGCGCGCGAGGTAAAGAAAGGCCTCGAGAACCTCTACAAGAAGGTGGAGAAGCACCTCAGCGAGGAGGAGAACCTGCTGCAAGTAGTGTGGCATGCCATGCAGGAGGAGTTCATTGCCCAGTACAACTACCTCGAGGAGCGCATCCAGAAGTGCTATGCCGGCGCCATGATCAACCTCGAGTTCAATATCCAGGACATACTCGCCTTCTTCTCGGACATAGCGCGCTCCCACTGA